Genomic segment of Rattus norvegicus strain BN/NHsdMcwi chromosome 7, GRCr8, whole genome shotgun sequence:
ccctggctgtcctggaactcactctgtagaccaggctggcctcaaactcagagcagcctgcctctaccttctgagtgctgctgggtttaaaggcatgtgctaccaccgcCCAAAAAGAAGGAGATTTTTAATTTCGGCTTTCCAGCAAgatcttgagaaaaaaaataaaataaaatgggtaaTATGCATGAGAAAGGGCATTCATTCTACTAGCAATGGAAGAAAGCCCAGAGGAGATGACTCAAAGATGTTAGCAGGTGAAAATGCTGATACACCCCCCAATAACTTCACAAACCCTGATGCTTAGAAACAAGTGACAAACTGGGGGAGTGGGGGCAGTTAGAGGAGGGAGGAGTAGGAGGGTAGGAAGAACTCATAAAAACCAGAACGAAGAATGTAAACAGTGTAATATTTAAATGGACAAAGAGCATGAGTGAATGCATCACCAAGAAAAGTAGAGATATCTATGTGTTTGAAGATGCTAATttccctttttgttgttttaaccTCTTATGGTTCTGAAGATGCAACATGGGCCCCCTCACATGTGCTAGGTAAGGCCTCCGTCCCTGACATAGCCCAATCCCTTCTAGCTTCACCCTAACCCAGCCCCGTCCTTTCTAACCTCACTTTTAATCGTAGAATGGCAGAACAAAGCAAAGAAGCACCATGGTTGATTacaaggtggaaaaaaaaaaagaccttttcAAAAAACGATGACAAACAGTCGGGATGCATTTCAGTACGGCTTTCTGGGAAGCAGCTTGTCAGCGCGCGTGCGTTAAAGGCTTTTAAGCTGCAGGGGCCCTTGACTCAAGAGTCCAGCCTCCAGAGACTTCTCCTAAGCAAACAATCCAAAAGGGAGGAGGGGCGTTTCCTCCACATCATTTATCTTAAAACCAAGGCAAAGCGGTCCAGTAGTAGGGATGACTCAGGGAGCTGAATCACAAATCATGTAGACAGTAGGTTGTTTGAACATCCTTTAACACGATGGTAAagcaattaggaaaaaaaaaaaccccaacaggCCTAAAATATTCAGAATGTGGCGTGAAAAGGCATCTGTGAAATCGGCATTTATGCGTGTGGGTAGAGACGCAGAGAAAGGTTCCTAGAAAGGGTATTTGCCAACCTATGGTCAGCAAGAACTGTTTCTGATAGTAAAGATTTCGGACTTTTAACAACGGTTATCTGCGAATGTGACTTGAAGTTGACAGTGTGTTTGCCTATTATCTTCCCCCCTCAGTCTCATGGTGCAGTATAGGCTAGCCTAGAACGCATGCTTCCCCAGGGTGGCCTCAAGCTTCTGGTAATCCTCCtacctgctgggattacaggtgtgagcccctCTACTTGGCTCACTATGTGTATGTTTTAGTTATTTATCCTTTATTAAAAGATCTCTTTATCTTATTTATCTGTATGTctgctcatgtgcatgtgtaccagGTGCATGTAGGTGCCCCAGAATGCCCAAAGAACTAGTTATAAAAGTCtaaatgtgggtgttggggatcaaaAAATCCCCCCAAACCCCCCAAACTTAGGTCCTTCAAGAGAGCAGTATATGCTTTTGACCATGGATGCCTTTTCCCAGCTAGCTCATCagtacaacacatacatacataatacatacatacataattgcatacacacacattttaaagaaaccTGTCTGCTTAGAAATGTAAGAGTAGGCACAAGTAGGCAGTTCTCAGGATGAGGGACATTGGAAAGTTCTGTGCTCTGGGAAAGAGGCAGCAGAAGCTTGTGCGGGATGAGGCTCTCCTGTGGGGGTGAGGTACTGGGGAGCAGACTTAGGGTAGGAGAAGCAGACAGGCAAGAGAGCAGAGATGAGGAGGTAGCTAAATTGCTGTGTGGCTGCTGTCTTCCCCGGAGGTAACAGCTAAGTTCTCTGAAGCCCCGAGTAAAACTCTGACACAAAAGTCACAGAGCAGGAAGCAAGGCCCTGTGGTGCCGTTCTCCCTGCCCCTCGTTCTTATTCCTCTCACCAACCGTTGGCATCCATGACTCAAGAAATTCTAAATAGAATAACAGTGGTgaccatgtggtggtttgaatgtgcttggctcagggaacctctggacctgtaagccagccccagttacatGTTGCtctttgtaagagttaccttggtcgtggtgtctgttcacagccatgGAAACCCTGACGAAGACAGAACATGAGCAAGAACCACTCACTATGGTCCCCTATGCTGGGCACTTCTCACGCACAGTCTTACTCAATCCACATCACACCCCAGGTGTCATTCACGTCACTTCCTGTCAAGAAAGCAGAGGCCCAGAGAACTCCCTCCCAAGATCTGACTGCTGGGCTGCTCTCTGGAGCGTTCACGTATCAAAGAAGTATTTCTACATGCGAAGGTTAACAGACACCCGATACCTCGAGGCGTTCTTATCGATCAAGGAAGGTTGGCTTCATCCCTGAAGCAGCTCTGCAGTCAATCACTTCACTGGATCTCGTTTCTATCCTGTCTGGGTGGATGCGTGATTTTATTAACTGCTCTTCCTGCTCCTGTCAGATCCCTCTTTCCAAATCTAATTAGGGTTTCGCTATGGCACCATTGAAAATATTGACAACTATGATAAACCCCAAATTCCTCTGTAGGATGTACACGCAGTCACTCTCCtggttttttcatttttttctcactcGCTTCTCTatcctcccctttcttccattttctttcttgccttttatCCACCAATCGAGAGGGTAGGGGCTGCCTGGTGTCTGTATAAGAGAACTTAGAGTGAGAGTCGCAGACTTACGCACAGCAAGCGTACAGTGACTGACGCTTGCAGAGCACAGCAGCTGCACACACAAGTAAATAGCAGGGTTGAGGTGGGTGAAGAGATGTAGTCAGATAAAGTTTCACAGAGAACATGACCTTTGAACTGAACTTGAAAAGGATGTTagtcattgtttttctttcttcctcttcctcctcatttttcTACCAGTCCCCTGCttttagagaaaagacagagaaagaggttTCAAGGAGAGATATTTGTGTGAGCAGGAGCATGAGGCTGGATCACAGGAAGgagtgtgtgtgggcatgtgccaTTTGACATGCGAAAAAAGGGTTTCCAGGGCTCTGTGTAAGGCTATGAACCTGCAGTGTTTTCCACGGGCTCTTCTTTTGagatttcctcctcctcctcctcctcctcctcctcctcctcctcctcctcctcctcctcctcctcttcctcctcctcttcctcctcctcttcctcctcttcctcctcctcttcctcctcctcttcctcctcctcttcctcctcttcctcttcctcctcttcctcctcctcctcctcttcctcttcctcctcttcctcctcttcctcctcctcttcctcctcctcctcttcctcctcctcttcctcctcctcctcttcctcctcttcctcctcctcctcttcctcctcctcttcctcctcctcctcctcctcctcctcctcttcctcctcctcttcctcctcttcctccttctcttcctcctcctcttcctcctcttcctcctcctcttcctcctcctcctcttcctcttcctcttcctcctcttcctcctcctcttcctcctcctcttcctcctcttcctcctcctcttcctcctcctcttcctcctcctcttcctcctcctcttcctcctcctcttcctcctcttcctcctcctcttcctcctcctcctcctcctcctcttcctcctcctcctctttctcctcctcctcttcctcctcctcctctttctcctcctcttcctcctcctcctctttctcctcctcttcctcctcctctctctcctcctcctcctctctctcctcctcctcctcctcttccttctcctcttcctcctcctcctcctcttcctcctcctcctcttcctcttcctcctcctcctcttcctcttcctcctcttcctcctcctcctcctcctccccatcttcctcctcctcctcttcctcctcttcctcctcttccttctcctcttcctcttcttcctcctcctcctcttcctcctcttccttctcctcttcctcctcttcctcctcttcctcctcctcttcctcctcctcctcctcttcctcctcctcctcttcctcttcctcctcctcctcttcctcttcctcctcttcctcctcttcctcctcctcctccccatcttcctcctcctcctcttcctcctcctccccgtcttcctcctcctcttcctcttcttcctcctcctcctcttcctcctcctcctcctcttcctcctcctcctcctcctctttctcctcctcctcttcctcttcctcctcttcctcctcttcctcttcctcctcttcctcttcttcctcctcctcttcctcctcttccttttcctcttcctcttcctcctcttcctcttcctcctcttcctcctcctcctcctcttcctcttcctcctcttcctcctcctcttcctcctcttcctcctcctcctcttcctcctcttcctcttcctcctcttcctcctcctcctcctcttcctcctcttcctcttcttcctcctcctcctcttcctcctcctcttcctcttcttcctcctcctcctcttccccctcttcctcctcctcctctttttcctcctccttctccttcttctcctccttctccttcttctcctcctcctccttctcctcctcctcccctcctccctcctcctccttcttcttctccttcctcctcctcctcctccttttctttttgtgtggAGGTGTTTTGCCTATACGTGTGTCTGTACACTATGTGTGTAAAGTGCtcttagaggtcagaagaaggtggtaggtctcttggaactggaattgTAGGTGACTATGAACTACCATGTAGGGGCTAAGAGTCAATTCcaggtccactggaagagcaaacagtgcttttaatcactgaaccatctgtcCAGCCTCCCTCCAGATTCACGTTTTGAACGTTTGCTTTTTGGGAAACTGGAAAGCTGAGGAAGTATGAACTACCTGTTCGCGGGAGACAGG
This window contains:
- the LOC120093865 gene encoding basic proline-rich protein-like, which produces MNLQCFPRALLLRFPPPPPPPPPPPPPPPPPPPLPPPLPPPLPPLPPPLPPPLPPPLPPLPLPPLPPPPPLPLPPLPPLPPPLPPPPLPPPLPPPPLPPLPPPPLPPPLPPPPPPPPPLPPPLPPLPPSLPPPLPPLPPPLPPPPLPLPLPPLPPPLPPPLPPLPPPLPPPLPPPLPPPLPPPLPPLPPPLPPPPPPPLPPPPLSPPPLPPPPLSPPLPPPPLSPPLPPPLSPPPPLSPPPPPLPSPLPPPPPLPPPPLPLPPPPLPLPPLPPPPPPPHLPPPPLPPLPPLPSPLPLLPPPPLPPLPSPLPPLPPLPPPLPPPPPLPPPPLPLPPPPLPLPPLPPLPPPPPHLPPPPLPPPPRLPPPLPLLPPPPLPPPPPLPPPPPPLSPPPLPLPPLPPLPLPPLPLLPPPLPPLPFPLPLPPLPLPPLPPPPPLPLPPLPPPLPPLPPPPLPPLPLPPLPPPPPLPPLPLLPPPPLPPPLPLLPPPPLPPLPPPPLFPPPSPSSPPSPSSPPPPSPPPPLL